The genomic interval CCTGGGGCTCATCGGCCCGAACGGCTCCGGGAAGACGACGTTCTTCAACGCGGTCACCGGGCTCGTCCCGGCGGCGGGCACCGTGCGATTCCGGGGACAGGAGCTGGCGGGGCTCGAGCCCCACCTGATTTGCCGGCAGGGGATCGCCCGTACGTTCCAGGCGAGCCGCCTGTGTCTCCGGCTGAGCGTCTTCGACAACGTGCTCATCGGAATGCACACGCAGGTCCGGACCGGCGCCTGGGACGCGGTCTTCCGGCGGCAGCGGGTCCTCGGCGAAGTGCGCGAGGCTCTCGGGCGAGCGACGCATCTCCTCGGCCTCTTCAACGCCGAGCTGGTGAACCGGGGGTTCGAGCCGGTCGGCGGCCTGCCCCAGATCGACCGCCGGCGCGTCGAGATCTGCCGGGCACTCGCCTCGCGGCCACGGCTGCTCCTCCTGGACGAGCCGTCGGCCGGCATGAGCCCAGCGGAGACCGTCGAGCTGATGAAGGACCTCCAGGTCGTGCGGGGGGAGATGCCGGGGCTCAGCATCGTCATCATCGAGCACGACATGTTCGTGATCGAGGGCGTGAGCCAGCGGGTGGTGGCCTTCAATTACGGGCGGAAGATCGCCGAGGGCCGGTTCGCCGAAGTCGCGGCGAACGAGGACGTCCGCGAGGCCTATCTTGGCCGGGAGGCCGCGCGTGCTTGAGGTCCGGGAGGTCTCGACCCGCTACGGCCCGAGCCCGGTGCTGCGCCGGGTCTCGGTCGAGCTGCGGGAGGGCGAGATCGCGGTTCTGCTGGGCCCGAACGGCGCCGGGAAGACGACGTTGATCCGGACGATCCTGGGGATCGTGGCGCCGGTCGAGGGGGCGATCTTCTTCCGCGGAGAGCGGATCGACGGGCTCCGGACCCACCGGATCGTCGGGCGCGGGATCGGCGTGGTGCCCGAGGGGCGGCGGATCTTCCCGAAGATGACCGTCCAGGAGAACCTCCGGATGGGCGCGTTCGCCGAGTGGGGGTCGCGCGCGGCGGCCGAGCGCACGGCCCGGATCTTCGAGGAGTTCCCCCGGCTCGGCGAGCGACGACGCCAGATCGCGGGCACGCTCAGCGGGGGCGAGCAGGCGATGCTGGCGATCGGCCGCGCCTTGATGGGCCGCCCGCGCCTGCTCCTCCTCGACGAGCCCTCGCTCGGGCTTTCCCCGCTCCTGGTCGAGCAGATCTTCGAGATGATCCACGAGATCAACCGCCAGGGGACGACGGTGTTTCTGGTGGAGCAGAACGCCCGGAAGAGCCTCGCCCTCGCCCACCGGGGCTACGTGATCCAGAAGGGGGAGATCGTCGGCGCCGGCACCGCCCGCGAGCTACAGGACTCGGACGTCGTCCGCCACGCCTACCTGTCGGCGTGAGCCCCTGGCGAGCGCGAACGCGAACGGGCGAAAACCGTCTACGGCGAGGGCGGGGCGGGCTGCCGGGCCTTGCCCGAGTTCGGGTAGATCATCAGGCTCGACACGTCGACCGCCTCGAAGTTCGACCCGCGCACCTGCCGAAAGGCGCTCACCAGCAGGTCGTCGTTCCAGCGGCGGTCGGGGACGCCGCTGATGTACCAGTCGCTCCCGTTGTCGGCCAGGACGATCCCGTAGGTCTTCATGGCCTGCAGGATCACCCGCACGTCGCGCGGGAACCGCGAGATGTCGAACGCGGCCTTGAGCCGGAACCGCTGGCCCATGGGCGGCACGGCCGGGTTGGTGACGTCGGAGGCGAAGTGGCGCGCGTGCCAGACGTACCGGCGTTGCGTCGTGTTCGCGGTGAAGCGGATGGCGTGGCCGATCTTGCCCGCGGCCACTTCCTCGTACCGCACCAGCCCTGGGAAGATGGCGAAGCCCGCCGCGTCGGCGGAGGTCCACCCGGCTGGACGCAGGACATAGCCGCGCAGGTTGAAGGTCGCGCCCGAGCCGGCCCGCCAGCTCCCGTCCCGCTGCCG from Candidatus Methylomirabilota bacterium carries:
- a CDS encoding ABC transporter ATP-binding protein gives rise to the protein MLEVREVSTRYGPSPVLRRVSVELREGEIAVLLGPNGAGKTTLIRTILGIVAPVEGAIFFRGERIDGLRTHRIVGRGIGVVPEGRRIFPKMTVQENLRMGAFAEWGSRAAAERTARIFEEFPRLGERRRQIAGTLSGGEQAMLAIGRALMGRPRLLLLDEPSLGLSPLLVEQIFEMIHEINRQGTTVFLVEQNARKSLALAHRGYVIQKGEIVGAGTARELQDSDVVRHAYLSA
- a CDS encoding ABC transporter ATP-binding protein, translated to MRLFETESLTVRFGGLTALDQVDVGVDAGETLGLIGPNGSGKTTFFNAVTGLVPAAGTVRFRGQELAGLEPHLICRQGIARTFQASRLCLRLSVFDNVLIGMHTQVRTGAWDAVFRRQRVLGEVREALGRATHLLGLFNAELVNRGFEPVGGLPQIDRRRVEICRALASRPRLLLLDEPSAGMSPAETVELMKDLQVVRGEMPGLSIVIIEHDMFVIEGVSQRVVAFNYGRKIAEGRFAEVAANEDVREAYLGREAARA